AAATCCGCCATGACCACGCCAAAGTATCCCGCCTCCGCACATTTCTCTCCTGGAAGGACGTTCGCAAAAACGTCAAGGACTCTGATGACAAGGGCGCCGACGCAGACATTGCCGCCGGTGACGATGCAGTCGGCGGCGTAGTCCCTGGAGGCCCCGTGGACGaggcggccaagaagaacaagaaagcCAAGGTCGGCCTCCCCTGGGATCCGTCATCCTTCTACTCAGTCGAGGTCCCCGAgcgcgacgacgaggaggacgaagaagaggaggagatgaactACATCACGCTTCAGCGGCTGCGCAAGGCCGACGAGCGCACAAAGGCCATGACCCGCGAGGAATACGTGACGTGGTCGGAATACCGTCAGGCATCCTTCACCTGGCGCAAGGGCAAGCGTTTCCGTGAGTGGGCCGGCTTCGGCGTTGTTACGGACAGCAAGCCGTCAGACGACATCGTTGATATCCTCGGCTTCCTCACCTTTGAAATGGTCCAGACCCTGACCGAAGTCGCgctcaaggtcaaggagcaggaggaCATCTCGCGCGCCCAGACCGGCGCCTCCACGGGCGATTCCGGCCCGaacaagaagcgcaagcacCAGCAGGGCCTTTTCGACCCCCCCAGCGAAGGCCGTTCGCCAATCGAGCCCAGACACGTCCAGGAGGCCTTTCGGCGGTTTCAGCAGAGACCCAAGAAGACTCGGGCTATGCTCAACGGCACGAGGTTGGCACAACATACGACGCTTAACATTATTTAACTCggatttctttccttcttcctctcttccgcctcctccttctctttaTTCTCATATACTTTTCTCTTGTGTTTCCTTGACGCTTCAATGTcggtttttcttttggtcTCTTGTTTCTGGATTTGTGTTTCTGGTTACCTGTTTCAACACGGAGTTTTGAGTTCCACAATCGGTATATATAGGTACGCATTTGCAGTAAGGGTTCAAGGTTGCCTTTACCACAGAAGGATTGGCTATTATAGAGCCGAGACTTCTGGATATCGACAATCTcggctttttttttggccttttGGTCTAATGATGGCACGTCTTGAGCTGTTTCATTTTCCAAGATTTATATAGTTGGCTCGTTGCTTGTCTCGTTGCTTGTCTCGTCTTCTATTAGGGACGGCACATCTGATTAATTCATTGTATTATTACACTTGTATTCTAAACTGCGTTTCGTGAAAAGCCTAGCGCTCAGTGACATTCAACCcagttgaaaaagaaaaacgccTTCCCTCTATCTATTCATTATTCATACCCATAACCATTAATGTACGCTCATCGCAAACTGGTGATTGTTgacctcctccttcttgcaGTCCCATTGCCCTGCCAAAGTCGAGAATTGACCCTCTGCAAGCTAATAGGCACTCCCCCTAGATTCTCCTCATATATACTCTCTCTTCTGGGCCTAGGTCGAGTCGCAGAATCCTCGCCTTGTGGTCTATGATTTGATGCCTCGGAGTGAACAGCAACAGAGTCAATCCGCCTTAGGGCAAAATCCTGTACTTCTCCCGCCCCTCCTTGCAGAGAAACGCCGCTTTGGTGAGCCGTTGATGAGCTGCTAGATGTGTTTGAGCGAGCCCTCGTTAAAGATTCTTCCCGAGAATCCTTCATTTGCGCATAGTGTGTTGGCCTCTCCAACATTCCAGAACGAAATGCATTGACTCCCACTAACATCTTGACCAGCTCAACCAATTCTTCTAGATACTCGACGATTTCCATCTGACCAGCAGCACTAGCATTCCAAGAGAGGAAGTTGTGCTTGGTAATCAAACGAGCTATCTTCTCGTTTGCCTGGTCTTCGCACTCACTCGCGCTCCTGCAGTGGCTGGCATGGCTTACGGTTGGCGTTACCGGAGTCGACATCGACGCTTGCGATGTGATAATCTCACGGACCCGGTGTATCAGCCGCAGATGCGCTACACGAGCCGAGGGAATAAATTGCGGGAGCGGAAGCCAAGTCGTCAGTGCCTCGTTAACGGAAAACAGCATTAGGGTGCAGCTTGCCGCCATGCTTCGTCGATACGTATAAGCTTGCGGATTCAGTGCCTCCAAGACAGAGGAACCATAAGCCCTTCGGAGCTGTACGACGTTGTCCATCCGATCAATGATCTGGTGAAGCACATAGACAATCTCCGTGTAGATGGGCGCAAGCTTCTTAAAGCTTCCTTTCAGGCGGGGTTCGGAAGAACAAAACGGGAGAAACGTCTCGGCGGCTGCAAGTGAGGCTTGAGCCTTTTCGCGCCATCTGTCAAACCGACGGTGCAGTTTTGGAGAGCGAGGATCAACGATTTCGGGCCCGTCAACACCCACGGACATGGCGCCCTGCATATTCTGGATATGCCGTACGCAGGCAGACAAAGATTCTACCAAGCGATCTCGTGCACGCACCGGAGAAATCGACACTTCTACCAAGGTAGCAGTAACACCTCCAACTATAAATGCTATGAGACGCTTGTAGTAAACCTCGTGTGATGGCTCCGTATTGATATTCGCTGACGCTGGTGAAAACGGTCAGACAGATAATGAGAGTGCGTGAGGAGGGTGGGAAGGCTTACCTAGGGCGACGACATTTATTGATATAATGGCCGCTGCTCCAGCTTTGACGTATTTTGTTGCCACATGGATATAGGCAGAAGGCAGCAGCGTGAAAGCGAGGACCACGACCGTTATTGCCCTGCTCCCCCCCGCGATAACAAATGAGACATATCCAGCAGTACAGCCAAGAACAAGCCCAATAAGCCGAACAACAAAGGTTACCAAGGACGTGCCGATGGCCACTTCAAATATGAATATCAACTGCAGGGGAGCCCAAACGCCGTGGACATCCCCGTACCATGCGTTCCAAGATGGCACAAAGGCTGGCCAGCTGACAAGAAAGACGGCAAAGGAGAGCTTTAGTGCATAGGCAAGATCATCGGAATCTTGAGCCCACTCTAGCACATCTGCCGCTTTACCTCGAAGCCATAAAATCTGACTATCAGAAGAGTCTTGTCCTCTCTTATCATTCTGTTTGTATTGTGGGtgtttctctcccttcttctccttctttttgttcttggtGTTTCTATTTCTCAGCGACTTCAAGATTTGAGAGGCAGTTGTAGAACCAGCTTCCTCATCAGGCATTCTCTGTCTGGGCTGCGCTTCGCTATCAAGGATATTGCTAGAATCTTTAGGTTCGGAGACGTTGCCAACCAAATCTCCTCGACGTGCGGCTTGCCTCGCGCCTTCGGGTAGAACCATTGAATCGCGCTCTCCGGCAGTACGTAGCCACTTCCGAAGACTTGAATAGTGAGGGATCCAGATGCTCAGCCGATCATGGCGGCGTTGCCTCTGGTCTACCAGTTGACGAGCATGGCGGAGCATTTTCAAGATGTGCGTTGAGGATTGGCGAAAGGCCAGTAGAAACGATGAGACGAGAAAAGTCTCCATGCGAGGCATGAAATCGAGCGCCAGGCCCGTTTCTTGCATGGCAATAAGCTTGAGCTGTTCGGTGGATTGTTCATCGAATAACGTCAGAGCATCCGTGAAGAGGTCGACCCGCAggtcaatctcctccaagtGTATGCCTCGAGGGGTAGGAGCACCAGAAGGCAGAGTGGGAACATCGTAGCAATATGCCAAACAAGATATCAGGAGAGCCACTGCTTCATTTGTAGAGGCCTGGAATTCTTGTATAGGAGCTCGTAGTCGCATGACAATTGATTCTAGAAGCTTTGCGCTACTCAATTCAATCTGCCTGTTCAGCTTGATGTAGTCGACTCTACTCGATGGAGCGGTTGAGTTTCTCGctctcgatctcgatctcgtACCAGAGTTGAGTCTGAGGTTTGCTTCTGGGACGCTGGACGCTGGCGTGGCAGATCCATCTAAAGCACTCACGCACCCAGGCGATTGAaccatatcatcatcatccgcTAAACTGCTCTCTTccatgccatcatcgtcaaggaCGATGAACTTGTTTTCACAGGCGCCAATCAGTGTAATGATACTTTGAGAAAGATGGCTCATGAGATCAACACTGATAGGCTTCATGTCGCTTGGTGCAAGGGGTGAGATGGATATCTCAAAATTGACTTCGTTTTGAGCAGTTTTGCACGATGTAAGTTTGGAACGGATTATGGGTTTCCTCTCCGTCAATGACGCGAGTGTAGTCGCATGCAGTGGTGACCTGGATACCGCGGTGGCAGAGGTGGCCGGTAGAAAGGGGTTGGGGAATGGGGCAGAGAACTTGCGCCAGTAGCGGATAGCGAGCTGCTTAATTTGCCGCatctgttgctgttgttgatgttgttgcttGGTGCCATTATCATTGGCATGAGGTATATTGAGAGGCTGGCCTTGGTTCTGAGATTCGATACGATCTCCTCCAGGCGTAACAAACCAGTGGGTAGCGCGCTCCAGTGTCTCGACCATTTCAGAGAGGGCACTGATGGTAGAAGTACCCAGATAGCTACTGGAAAACTCGGGGAATATGGCGACGTTGGCGAAAAACATGACTCCGACGCCAATGAGGATTGGCACATAGATTGTTGTATACAAAGTGGGCGTGGCCACAGTTGGTGCTGTGAGCAGCGTGATGGCGGGCAGGATGACAAACAAGACAAATAAGAACAATCGAGGAGTAGACGATCTCAGGTAGCCATGGAGCAAGGTACATGCGAGATAGAAGAGGGCCCGAATAGTAAAAGCAGCAGGCTTGTTGGTGTCGTAGACCAAACTCGCCAGATATAAGCCCAATATACACCACGACAAGCCCAGGCCCGAGCCAAagatgatcatgatgatgttctCAATGACGACGCCCATTCGTTGTGCTGGATGTGCAAAGGCAACAACCATTGGTATAAGAAAAGTCGACCAACTCCTGATTTGGGGAAGAATGGCAATGATGGTGCAAATAACACACGCTATGAAATCCTTGAGAATCCGCTGCCAAAGGGCCTTGGTGCCGCAGTCGCCCCAAATCACGGTGACGGTCCTGCGTAGGAgctttgccatggccatgacgaaTAGCGTTGCTTCTGTAACCACATTATCTTTGGTCAAAAGGCTCCGGACTGGTTTTGAGTAGCTCTTGAGTGCCTGTCGCTTGGAATTGAAATTGACCCGGGGCAGACCGGAGAGGTAAAACGGACGTCTCTCGGCAAGGCGATAAAGGATTGCGAGAGTGTGACTGATTAACTGATGATGGCTGCAGGAGGATACCGGGGTAGGAGCTTCAtctgtcttttttttatcgGCCTGGAGCTTTCAATTGGACTCCGAGCTGAATGGGGAGggtgggaagaggaagaaggacgAGGAAAAGGCGGAGAGAACAGATCAATCAGTTATATATCAAAGTTGTATCAAATC
This genomic stretch from Trichoderma breve strain T069 chromosome 1, whole genome shotgun sequence harbors:
- a CDS encoding transcription initiation factor IID, 18kD subunit domain-containing protein, producing the protein MADSSIAKAYKYRQEISQMMYVSGETAEPSVETTGIIEDIVRQQVIELLRNCTELAARRGSKSISTNDLIFQIRHDHAKVSRLRTFLSWKDVRKNVKDSDDKGADADIAAGDDAVGGVVPGGPVDEAAKKNKKAKVGLPWDPSSFYSVEVPERDDEEDEEEEEMNYITLQRLRKADERTKAMTREEYVTWSEYRQASFTWRKGKRFREWAGFGVVTDSKPSDDIVDILGFLTFEMVQTLTEVALKVKEQEDISRAQTGASTGDSGPNKKRKHQQGLFDPPSEGRSPIEPRHVQEAFRRFQQRPKKTRAMLNGTRLAQHTTLNII
- a CDS encoding fusaric acid resistance protein-like domain-containing protein, which produces MAMAKLLRRTVTVIWGDCGTKALWQRILKDFIACVICTIIAILPQIRSWSTFLIPMVVAFAHPAQRMGVVIENIIMIIFGSGLGLSWCILGLYLASLVYDTNKPAAFTIRALFYLACTLLHGYLRSSTPRLFLFVLFVILPAITLLTAPTVATPTLYTTIYVPILIGVGVMFFANVAIFPEFSSSYLGTSTISALSEMVETLERATHWFVTPGGDRIESQNQGQPLNIPHANDNGTKQQHQQQQQMRQIKQLAIRYWRKFSAPFPNPFLPATSATAVSRSPLHATTLASLTERKPIIRSKLTSCKTAQNEVNFEISISPLAPSDMKPISVDLMSHLSQSIITLIGACENKFIVLDDDGMEESSLADDDDMVQSPGCVSALDGSATPASSVPEANLRLNSGTRSRSRARNSTAPSSRVDYIKLNRQIELSSAKLLESIVMRLRAPIQEFQASTNEAVALLISCLAYCYDVPTLPSGAPTPRGIHLEEIDLRVDLFTDALTLFDEQSTEQLKLIAMQETGLALDFMPRMETFLVSSFLLAFRQSSTHILKMLRHARQLVDQRQRRHDRLSIWIPHYSSLRKWLRTAGERDSMVLPEGARQAARRGDLVGNVSEPKDSSNILDSEAQPRQRMPDEEAGSTTASQILKSLRNRNTKNKKKEKKGEKHPQYKQNDKRGQDSSDSQILWLRGKAADVLEWAQDSDDLAYALKLSFAVFLVSWPAFVPSWNAWYGDVHGVWAPLQLIFIFEVAIGTSLVTFVVRLIGLVLGCTAGYVSFVIAGGSRAITVVVLAFTLLPSAYIHVATKYVKAGAAAIISINVVALASANINTEPSHEVYYKRLIAFIVGGVTATLVEVSISPVRARDRLVESLSACVRHIQNMQGAMSVGVDGPEIVDPRSPKLHRRFDRWREKAQASLAAAETFLPFCSSEPRLKGSFKKLAPIYTEIVYVLHQIIDRMDNVVQLRRAYGSSVLEALNPQAYTYRRSMAASCTLMLFSVNEALTTWLPLPQFIPSARVAHLRLIHRVREIITSSASECEDQANEKIARLITKHNFLSWNASAAGQMEIVEYLEELVELVKMILGKNL